From a region of the Sulfuriferula plumbiphila genome:
- the rplR gene encoding 50S ribosomal protein L18, translating into MDKNTARLRRARKTRARIAEQKVTRLVVYRSNCHIYAQIIDAAGARVLVSASTVEVDVRKEVASGGNISAAVAVGKRIAEKARSLGISEVAFDRSGFRYHGRVKALADAAREHGLSF; encoded by the coding sequence ATGGACAAGAATACCGCGCGTCTGCGCAGAGCACGCAAAACCCGTGCTCGCATTGCAGAGCAAAAAGTCACCCGCCTCGTGGTGTACCGCTCCAACTGCCATATCTACGCACAGATTATCGATGCAGCAGGCGCCAGGGTGCTGGTCAGCGCCTCCACCGTCGAAGTCGATGTGCGCAAGGAGGTTGCCAGCGGTGGCAACATCAGTGCTGCAGTTGCGGTGGGCAAGCGTATCGCCGAAAAAGCCAGGAGTCTTGGCATCAGCGAAGTGGCGTTTGACCGTTCCGGATTCCGTTACCACGGACGCGTCAAGGCTTTGGCCGACGCTGCCCGCGAGCATGGCCTGAGCTTCTAA
- the rpsD gene encoding 30S ribosomal protein S4, whose product MARNLDAKCRQCRREGEKLFLKGEKCFTDKCAIERRPYPPGQHGQKKNNRLSDYGVQLREKQKLRRTYGVLERQFRDVYKEADRQRGVTGENLLQILESRLDNVAFRMGFGASRAESRQVVRHNSILVNGKRVNIPSYVVKPGDVVEVCEKSRQQLRIKAALQAAEQRGFPEWVEVSAKDMKGTYKAKPQRAELPATINEHLVVELYSK is encoded by the coding sequence GTGGCCAGAAATCTTGATGCTAAATGCCGCCAGTGTCGTCGTGAAGGCGAGAAGCTATTTCTGAAGGGCGAGAAGTGCTTCACCGACAAGTGTGCGATTGAACGTCGCCCTTACCCTCCCGGTCAGCACGGCCAGAAGAAGAACAATCGCCTTTCCGATTATGGCGTTCAGCTGCGCGAAAAGCAGAAACTGCGTCGTACCTATGGCGTGCTTGAGCGCCAGTTCCGTGATGTGTACAAAGAAGCCGACCGCCAGCGCGGTGTGACCGGTGAAAACCTGTTGCAGATCCTGGAGAGCCGTCTGGACAACGTTGCCTTCCGTATGGGGTTTGGTGCTTCGCGCGCCGAATCCCGCCAGGTCGTGCGTCACAACAGCATCCTGGTGAATGGCAAGCGCGTGAACATTCCGTCCTATGTGGTCAAACCCGGCGACGTGGTGGAAGTGTGCGAAAAATCCAGGCAGCAGTTGCGCATCAAGGCAGCCTTGCAGGCTGCCGAGCAGCGCGGTTTTCCGGAGTGGGTTGAGGTAAGTGCGAAAGACATGAAAGGCACTTACAAAGCCAAGCCACAACGCGCCGAACTGCCCGCTACCATCAACGAGCATCTCGTGGTGGAATTGTACTCCAAGTAA
- a CDS encoding glycerate kinase type-2 family protein, with amino-acid sequence MQTAQARALLIASFHAALAGADPLRLVPPYLPAPPSGRTLVLGGGKAAASMACAVEAHWPDSAPLQGLVVTRYQHSLPTRRIAVIEASHPLPDGRGAETAQQMLARAATLTRNDLLLALISGGGSSLLALPVAGISLQALRRVTRALVNSGASIQDINTVRKHLTQLAGGQLARAAGAAQVRALILSDVTGDDPTHIASGPCCADPSTFGDALAILERFRIEADAAVHAYLRRGAKGEIADTPKPGDTCFARTENRVIGGARQMLRAAVDYFQTQGVTATIVNEAETQSSQQVAQIHVHRVRQILANSGAARPLVLLSGGETTVATQGSGRGGRNAEYLLALAIELHGMDAIYALAADTDGIDGTENNAGALIGPDTLSRAQALGLNPARLLASHDSHTCFAALGDLLVTGPTRTNVNDYRAILIA; translated from the coding sequence ATGCAGACGGCCCAGGCGCGCGCGCTGCTGATTGCCTCGTTTCACGCCGCCCTGGCAGGCGCTGATCCGCTGCGGCTGGTGCCGCCCTATCTACCCGCCCCACCCAGCGGACGCACGCTGGTGCTGGGAGGAGGCAAGGCTGCCGCCAGTATGGCGTGCGCGGTGGAAGCGCACTGGCCTGACAGTGCGCCATTACAGGGACTGGTCGTCACACGCTATCAACACAGCCTGCCAACCCGGCGCATTGCAGTCATTGAGGCCAGCCATCCGCTCCCCGATGGGCGTGGCGCAGAGACTGCACAACAAATGCTGGCACGGGCCGCTACCCTTACCCGGAACGATTTACTGCTCGCGCTGATATCCGGCGGTGGCTCCAGCCTGCTGGCATTGCCGGTTGCCGGTATCAGCCTGCAGGCGCTGCGCCGGGTTACGCGCGCACTGGTCAATTCAGGCGCATCCATTCAGGATATCAACACGGTACGCAAACATCTCACCCAGCTTGCAGGCGGTCAACTGGCACGCGCTGCCGGGGCTGCACAAGTACGCGCACTGATCCTGTCCGACGTGACGGGCGATGACCCTACCCACATCGCATCCGGCCCGTGCTGTGCCGATCCCAGCACGTTTGGTGACGCGCTCGCGATACTCGAGCGGTTCCGGATCGAAGCCGATGCTGCCGTCCATGCGTACCTGCGGCGCGGTGCTAAAGGCGAGATCGCCGATACGCCCAAGCCTGGCGATACCTGCTTCGCACGCACGGAAAACCGCGTCATCGGCGGCGCCCGGCAGATGCTCCGCGCAGCCGTGGACTATTTCCAGACACAGGGGGTCACGGCAACCATTGTCAACGAGGCTGAAACGCAGTCGTCGCAGCAGGTTGCGCAGATACACGTGCATCGGGTACGCCAAATCCTGGCCAACAGCGGCGCTGCGCGCCCGCTGGTCCTGCTGTCGGGCGGCGAAACTACCGTGGCAACGCAAGGCAGCGGGCGCGGTGGCCGCAACGCTGAATACCTGCTGGCGCTGGCGATCGAACTGCACGGCATGGATGCGATTTATGCGCTGGCTGCCGACACCGACGGTATCGACGGCACCGAAAACAATGCCGGCGCACTGATTGGCCCGGATACGCTGTCACGCGCACAGGCGCTTGGGCTCAATCCCGCAAGATTATTGGCCAGCCACGATAGCCATACCTGCTTCGCCGCCCTGGGCGACTTGTTGGTAACCGGACCCACGCGTACCAACGTGAATGATTACCGCGCCATTCTGATCGCCTAG
- the rpsH gene encoding 30S ribosomal protein S8 → MSMSDPIADMLTRIRNAQSVEKTAVVMPASKVKTAIAQVLKDEGYIDDFAVRENDGKPELNISLKYYAGRPVIERIERVSRPGLRIYKGSQEIPKVMNGLGIAIVSTSHGVMTDRKARANGVGGEVLCIVA, encoded by the coding sequence ATGAGTATGAGTGATCCGATTGCCGATATGCTGACGCGTATCCGCAATGCCCAGAGCGTCGAAAAAACCGCGGTGGTGATGCCTGCCTCCAAGGTCAAGACTGCCATTGCGCAAGTATTAAAAGATGAAGGCTATATCGACGATTTTGCTGTGCGTGAAAATGACGGCAAGCCTGAGCTGAACATCAGTCTCAAATATTATGCCGGCCGTCCCGTTATCGAAAGAATCGAACGTGTAAGCCGTCCTGGTCTGCGGATTTATAAAGGCAGCCAGGAAATTCCTAAAGTGATGAACGGACTGGGTATCGCTATCGTGTCCACCTCTCACGGGGTGATGACCGATCGCAAGGCGCGCGCCAATGGCGTGGGCGGCGAAGTTCTGTGCATCGTGGCCTGA
- a CDS encoding DNA-directed RNA polymerase subunit alpha — protein MQSSTADLLKPRIIDVESVSPLRARVIMEPFERGYGHTLGNALRRILLSSMPGAAPTEVSISGVLHEYSTLEGVQEDVVDILLNLKGIALKLNDRSEVLLKLKKSSEGAVTAGDIEVGHDVEILNPDHVIAHLTKGGKLDMEIKVEQGRGYQPVSVRRQPEDTQTLGAIKLDASFSPVRRVAYAVESARVEQRTDLDKLVLDVETNGTIEPEEAVRYAARILVDQLALFADLKGTPVAAELPKVAQVDPMLLRPVDDLELTVRSANCLKAENIYYIGDLIQRSETELLKTPNLGRKSLNEIKDVLASKSLSLGMKLENWPPAGLEKP, from the coding sequence ATGCAAAGCAGTACCGCCGATCTATTGAAGCCCCGTATCATCGACGTTGAGAGCGTCTCGCCGTTACGCGCCCGTGTCATCATGGAGCCGTTCGAGCGTGGTTACGGGCATACGTTGGGCAATGCCCTGCGTCGTATTCTGTTGTCATCCATGCCAGGCGCTGCTCCAACTGAAGTTTCCATCAGCGGCGTGTTGCACGAGTATTCGACCCTGGAAGGGGTTCAGGAAGACGTGGTTGACATCCTGCTGAACCTGAAAGGTATCGCGCTCAAGTTGAATGACCGTAGTGAAGTGTTGCTCAAGCTGAAAAAATCCAGCGAAGGTGCGGTGACCGCCGGTGACATCGAAGTCGGTCACGATGTGGAAATTCTCAACCCGGATCATGTCATTGCTCACCTGACCAAAGGTGGGAAGCTGGACATGGAAATCAAGGTTGAACAGGGGCGCGGCTACCAGCCGGTTTCCGTACGTCGCCAGCCGGAAGACACGCAAACCCTCGGCGCAATCAAACTGGACGCCTCGTTCAGCCCAGTGCGTCGCGTAGCTTATGCGGTGGAAAGTGCGCGCGTTGAACAGCGCACTGACCTGGACAAACTGGTGCTGGACGTGGAAACCAACGGCACCATCGAACCAGAAGAGGCGGTGCGTTATGCCGCCCGCATTCTGGTGGACCAGCTGGCGTTGTTTGCTGATCTGAAGGGGACTCCAGTCGCTGCCGAGTTGCCCAAAGTTGCACAGGTTGATCCCATGCTGCTGCGTCCGGTGGACGATTTGGAGTTGACTGTGCGTTCTGCTAATTGTCTGAAAGCAGAAAACATTTACTATATCGGCGATCTGATTCAGCGCAGTGAGACCGAGCTGCTCAAGACGCCTAACCTGGGGCGCAAGTCGCTCAACGAAATCAAGGACGTGCTGGCTTCCAAGAGCCTCAGCCTGGGAATGAAACTCGAAAACTGGCCGCCCGCAGGTCTTGAGAAGCCGTAA
- the rplQ gene encoding 50S ribosomal protein L17: MRHRLANRKLNRTSSHRAALLRNLTNALLRHEVIKTTLPKAKELRRVAEPMITLGKKPSLANRRLAFNRLRDRDMVVKLFDELGPRFASRNGGYLRILKYGFRDGDNAPMALIEMVDRAEDAGVVEAAE; this comes from the coding sequence ATGCGCCACCGTCTTGCCAATCGCAAACTGAATCGCACCAGCAGCCACCGTGCTGCGCTGTTGCGCAACCTGACCAACGCCCTGCTGCGTCACGAGGTTATCAAAACCACCTTGCCCAAGGCGAAGGAGCTGCGTCGCGTTGCCGAGCCCATGATTACCCTGGGTAAAAAGCCCTCGCTGGCTAACCGTCGTCTGGCCTTCAACCGTCTGCGCGACCGTGACATGGTGGTCAAGCTGTTCGATGAGCTGGGCCCGCGTTTTGCCAGCCGCAACGGCGGCTATTTGCGCATCCTCAAATACGGTTTCCGTGATGGTGACAATGCACCCATGGCGTTGATCGAGATGGTGGATCGTGCCGAAGATGCCGGCGTGGTCGAAGCTGCAGAATAA
- the rplO gene encoding 50S ribosomal protein L15 — protein MQLNTIKPAGGSNSARRRVGRGIGSGLGKTAGRGHKGQKSRAGGFHKVGFEGGQMPLQRRLPKRGFVSLSAGDTAQVRLSDLDKLPVDDIDILVLKQAGIVHARAKTAKVILCGQLKRAVKLHGVLATQGARAAIEAAGGSFAE, from the coding sequence ATGCAACTTAATACTATCAAACCTGCCGGCGGCAGCAACAGCGCAAGGCGCCGCGTCGGTCGTGGCATAGGTAGCGGCCTGGGCAAGACTGCAGGTCGTGGCCACAAGGGACAAAAGTCGCGTGCTGGCGGCTTTCATAAAGTCGGTTTCGAAGGTGGACAAATGCCTTTGCAGCGCCGTCTGCCGAAACGGGGTTTTGTTTCGCTGAGCGCAGGCGATACTGCACAAGTGCGGTTGTCCGATCTGGACAAGCTGCCGGTTGATGACATCGATATCCTGGTGCTCAAGCAGGCTGGCATTGTCCATGCCCGTGCCAAGACGGCGAAAGTGATTCTGTGCGGCCAATTAAAGCGTGCGGTGAAGCTGCATGGTGTATTGGCCACTCAAGGTGCGCGCGCAGCTATTGAAGCTGCCGGCGGCAGCTTCGCGGAATAA
- the rpsK gene encoding 30S ribosomal protein S11 yields the protein MAKANIRVRKKVKKNVAEGIAHIHASFNNTIVTITDRQGNALSWATSGGAGFKGSRKSTPFAAQIAAENAGKLAQECGVKNLEVRIKGPGPGRESAVRALNNAGFKITSISDVTPVPHNGCRPPKKRRI from the coding sequence ATGGCTAAGGCGAATATCAGAGTCCGTAAAAAGGTCAAAAAGAATGTGGCGGAAGGCATTGCCCACATTCATGCATCCTTTAACAACACCATCGTCACCATCACCGACCGGCAGGGCAATGCCCTGTCCTGGGCGACTTCGGGTGGTGCAGGTTTTAAAGGCTCACGCAAAAGCACCCCATTTGCCGCCCAGATTGCTGCTGAAAATGCAGGCAAGCTGGCGCAGGAATGTGGCGTCAAGAATCTTGAAGTACGCATTAAAGGGCCAGGTCCAGGCCGTGAGTCTGCAGTTCGCGCACTCAACAACGCCGGTTTTAAAATAACCAGCATCTCCGACGTGACGCCAGTGCCCCATAATGGCTGCCGTCCGCCCAAGAAACGCCGTATCTAA
- the rpmD gene encoding 50S ribosomal protein L30, producing MTATAKTMKVTLVKSVIGTKQSHRACVRGLGLRRMHHTVEVLDTPANRGMVNKVNYLVKCEG from the coding sequence ATGACTGCTACTGCCAAAACGATGAAGGTGACGCTGGTTAAAAGCGTTATTGGTACCAAACAATCCCACCGTGCCTGCGTCCGCGGTCTGGGTCTGCGGCGTATGCACCATACCGTGGAAGTGCTGGACACCCCGGCCAATCGCGGCATGGTCAACAAAGTCAATTATCTCGTGAAGTGCGAGGGCTAA
- a CDS encoding SAM hydrolase/SAM-dependent halogenase family protein: protein MIVLFTDFGAHDPYAGQVRARLSVEAPGQLVVDLLHQVPDFNAHAGAHLLAAFAAGFPPASVFLAVVDPGVGTDRAGAVVSAGGHWYVGPDNGLLSIVAGRDRQAKIWHIDWQPELLSSTFHGRDLFAVIAAEIARGEFPAHKLLPANKLQVEFDTDDLARIIYIDHYGNAFTGIRAAGIPPSSRVRVRGMELGHGETFGRLGRGQGFWFGNSVDLLELAVNRGSAAADFGLQVGDVVSVLKPN, encoded by the coding sequence ATGATCGTATTGTTCACTGATTTTGGCGCACACGATCCCTATGCAGGGCAGGTCAGGGCGCGCCTGTCAGTTGAAGCGCCAGGACAGCTGGTAGTGGATTTGCTGCACCAGGTTCCGGATTTCAATGCCCATGCCGGCGCGCATCTGCTGGCTGCATTTGCGGCAGGATTTCCACCGGCTAGCGTATTCCTGGCCGTGGTGGATCCGGGAGTGGGCACAGACCGCGCTGGCGCCGTCGTTAGCGCAGGCGGGCATTGGTATGTCGGGCCGGACAATGGTCTGCTGTCGATAGTGGCCGGACGCGATCGACAGGCCAAAATCTGGCACATAGACTGGCAGCCGGAGCTGTTATCCAGCACCTTTCATGGGCGCGACCTGTTTGCCGTGATTGCGGCAGAAATTGCGCGCGGTGAATTTCCTGCGCACAAATTATTGCCGGCCAACAAACTACAAGTCGAGTTCGATACGGATGATCTGGCACGGATCATTTATATCGACCACTATGGCAATGCGTTTACCGGCATTCGTGCAGCAGGCATCCCGCCATCCAGCCGGGTGCGTGTGCGCGGCATGGAACTGGGCCATGGCGAGACGTTTGGAAGGCTCGGCAGGGGGCAAGGTTTCTGGTTCGGCAACAGCGTGGACCTGCTCGAACTGGCGGTCAATCGCGGCAGCGCGGCTGCGGATTTCGGCTTGCAGGTGGGGGATGTGGTTAGTGTGCTGAAGCCCAACTAG
- the rpsM gene encoding 30S ribosomal protein S13, translating into MARIAGVNIPNHQHAEIALTAIYGIGRTVSRKICADAGVNTAAKIKDLTDAEMEKLREGVARHTVEGDLRREVTMNIKRLMDMGCYRGMRHRRGLPLRGQRTRTNARTRKGPRKAVRATK; encoded by the coding sequence ATGGCCCGTATCGCAGGGGTAAACATCCCGAACCACCAACATGCCGAAATTGCACTCACTGCAATTTACGGTATCGGCCGCACCGTATCGCGCAAGATTTGTGCGGACGCGGGTGTGAATACTGCAGCCAAGATCAAGGATCTGACCGACGCTGAGATGGAAAAGCTGCGCGAAGGCGTGGCCAGGCACACGGTTGAGGGTGACCTGCGCCGCGAAGTCACCATGAACATCAAGCGTCTTATGGATATGGGCTGCTACCGTGGTATGCGCCACCGTCGCGGTTTGCCACTGCGTGGCCAGCGCACTCGTACTAACGCCCGCACCCGCAAAGGCCCGCGCAAGGCCGTTCGCGCGACCAAATAA
- the rpmJ gene encoding 50S ribosomal protein L36: MRVQASVKKICRKCKIVRRKGVVRVICEDPRHKQRQG, translated from the coding sequence ATGAGAGTACAGGCGTCTGTTAAAAAAATCTGCCGTAAGTGCAAGATTGTACGTCGCAAAGGCGTGGTACGGGTAATCTGTGAAGACCCACGTCACAAGCAACGCCAAGGCTGA
- the rpsN gene encoding 30S ribosomal protein S14 gives MAKLALINRDKKRRATVKKYAVKRAELLAAAGNEKLSDEERYEARLKLQKLPRDASPVRLRNRCQLTGRPRGVYSKFGLGRIKLREIAMRGEVPGMVKASW, from the coding sequence ATGGCAAAACTTGCTTTGATCAACCGTGATAAAAAGCGCCGTGCAACGGTCAAGAAATATGCTGTCAAGCGCGCCGAGTTGCTCGCTGCTGCCGGTAATGAAAAATTGTCTGATGAGGAGCGCTACGAGGCGCGCCTTAAACTGCAAAAGCTGCCAAGGGATGCCAGCCCGGTTCGTCTGCGCAATCGTTGCCAGCTGACTGGTCGTCCGCGTGGCGTATACAGTAAGTTTGGTCTGGGGCGCATTAAGCTGCGCGAGATCGCCATGCGCGGTGAAGTGCCGGGCATGGTTAAGGCCAGCTGGTAA
- the rplF gene encoding 50S ribosomal protein L6 → MSRVAKNPVAVPAGVEVTLSADAITVKGPLGTLVQRANADVVVERDGDALQFRAAFETIRSNSMSGTMRALLANMVQGVTKGFEKKLTLVGVGYRAQAAGDVLNLSLGYSHPVVHKMPVGVKVETPSQTEILIKGIDRQQVGQVAADVRAYRKPEPYKGKGVRYANEVVVIKETKKK, encoded by the coding sequence ATGTCTCGTGTAGCTAAAAATCCGGTTGCTGTGCCTGCAGGTGTCGAAGTGACCCTGAGTGCTGATGCAATTACCGTCAAAGGCCCGCTGGGCACGTTGGTGCAACGTGCCAATGCGGATGTTGTCGTCGAGCGTGATGGCGATGCCCTGCAATTCAGGGCTGCTTTTGAAACCATTCGTTCCAATTCCATGTCCGGCACCATGCGCGCATTATTGGCCAACATGGTGCAGGGGGTGACCAAGGGCTTTGAGAAAAAACTGACTCTGGTGGGTGTGGGTTATCGTGCCCAGGCCGCCGGGGATGTGTTGAATCTTTCTCTGGGTTATTCGCATCCGGTTGTGCACAAGATGCCCGTCGGCGTGAAAGTGGAAACGCCCAGCCAGACCGAGATCCTGATCAAGGGTATTGATCGCCAGCAAGTTGGACAGGTGGCCGCTGACGTGCGCGCCTATCGTAAGCCTGAGCCCTATAAAGGCAAAGGTGTGCGCTACGCCAATGAAGTTGTTGTGATCAAAGAAACCAAGAAAAAATAG
- the secY gene encoding preprotein translocase subunit SecY — translation MAANKPSTGGADKFGDLKRRLLFLIGALVVYRIGAHIPVPGIDPVTLEQLFRSQEGGILGMFNMFSGGALSRFTVFALGIMPYISASIIMQLLTVVSPQLEALKKEGESGRRKITQYTRYGTVALAFFQGLGIAIALEAQPGLVIDPGYMFRLTAVMTLVAGTMFLMWLGEQITERGIGNGISMIIFGGIVAGLPHAIGGTLELTRTGAFSIPLVLLLFVAVVLVTALVVFVERGQRKILVNYAKRQVGNKVYGGQSSHLPLKLNMAGVIPPIFASSIILFPATLAGWFGSHESMSWLKDVGATLSPGQPIYVILYASAIVFFCFFYTALVFNPKETADNLKKSGAFVPGIRPGEQTARYIDKIMGRLTLVGAIYITLVCLLPEFLIVKFNVPFYFGGTSLLIIVVVTMDFMAQVQAYIMSHQYEGLLKKANFKGNGFVSR, via the coding sequence TTGGCTGCGAATAAGCCCAGTACTGGTGGTGCCGACAAATTCGGCGATTTGAAGCGGCGCTTGCTGTTCCTGATCGGTGCGCTGGTGGTGTACCGCATCGGCGCGCATATTCCGGTACCTGGCATTGACCCGGTTACCTTGGAGCAGTTATTCCGTTCTCAGGAGGGCGGCATCCTGGGCATGTTTAACATGTTCTCGGGTGGTGCGTTGTCGCGCTTCACCGTGTTTGCGCTGGGGATCATGCCGTATATTTCGGCATCCATCATTATGCAGCTGCTGACGGTGGTTTCCCCGCAATTGGAAGCGCTGAAGAAAGAAGGCGAGAGTGGGCGCCGCAAGATAACCCAGTACACCCGATATGGCACCGTGGCGTTGGCCTTTTTTCAGGGGCTGGGTATTGCCATCGCGCTGGAGGCGCAGCCTGGTCTGGTGATCGATCCGGGCTATATGTTCCGTCTGACGGCGGTAATGACGCTAGTTGCCGGCACCATGTTCCTGATGTGGCTGGGTGAGCAGATTACCGAGCGCGGCATTGGTAACGGTATTTCGATGATTATTTTCGGTGGTATTGTTGCCGGGCTGCCCCATGCGATTGGGGGCACGCTGGAGTTGACGCGTACGGGCGCGTTCTCGATACCGCTGGTGCTGCTGTTGTTCGTTGCGGTAGTGCTGGTAACTGCGTTGGTGGTGTTTGTGGAGCGCGGCCAGCGCAAAATTCTGGTGAATTACGCCAAGCGCCAGGTGGGGAATAAGGTTTATGGCGGGCAAAGTTCGCACCTGCCGCTCAAGCTGAACATGGCTGGGGTGATTCCGCCGATTTTTGCCTCGAGCATCATTTTGTTCCCGGCAACCCTGGCTGGCTGGTTTGGTAGCCATGAAAGCATGAGCTGGTTGAAAGATGTCGGCGCGACTTTGTCACCGGGGCAGCCGATTTACGTGATTCTGTATGCGTCTGCAATTGTCTTTTTCTGTTTTTTCTATACCGCCCTGGTGTTTAACCCCAAGGAGACGGCAGATAACCTTAAAAAGAGCGGCGCGTTTGTACCGGGAATTCGTCCTGGTGAGCAGACCGCACGTTACATCGACAAGATTATGGGGCGTTTGACCCTGGTGGGTGCAATCTACATCACGCTGGTGTGTTTGCTGCCCGAGTTTCTGATCGTGAAATTTAATGTGCCGTTCTATTTTGGTGGCACCTCACTGCTGATCATTGTGGTGGTGACCATGGATTTCATGGCACAGGTTCAGGCCTACATCATGTCCCACCAATATGAGGGGCTGCTCAAGAAGGCGAACTTCAAGGGTAATGGTTTTGTTTCGCGCTAA
- the infA gene encoding translation initiation factor IF-1, with translation MSKEDTIQMQGEVLETLPNATFRVKLENGHVVLGHISGKMRMHYIRILPGDKVTVELTPYDLTKARITFRAK, from the coding sequence ATGTCAAAAGAAGATACCATCCAGATGCAAGGCGAGGTTCTGGAAACCCTGCCGAATGCGACTTTCAGGGTCAAGCTGGAAAATGGTCATGTGGTGCTTGGGCACATCTCCGGGAAAATGCGCATGCACTACATCCGCATTCTGCCAGGAGACAAGGTGACGGTTGAGTTGACGCCTTATGATTTGACCAAAGCTCGAATCACGTTCCGCGCCAAGTAG
- the rplE gene encoding 50S ribosomal protein L5 gives MARLQEFYKTTVAPQLTQQFGYKSVMEVPRIEKITLNMGVGEAVADKKVMEHAVGDMQKIAGQKAVVTKSKKSIAGFKIRDDYPVGCMVTLRRERMYEFLDRLVTVAIPRIRDFRGLSGKSFDGRGNYNMGVREQIIFPEIEYDKIDALRGMNITITTTANTDEEARALLAAFKFPFKS, from the coding sequence ATGGCTCGTTTACAGGAATTTTATAAAACCACGGTTGCCCCGCAGCTGACTCAGCAGTTTGGCTACAAGTCCGTGATGGAAGTGCCGCGTATCGAAAAGATCACGCTGAATATGGGCGTGGGCGAGGCGGTGGCTGACAAGAAGGTGATGGAGCACGCTGTGGGTGACATGCAAAAAATTGCCGGACAGAAGGCGGTGGTCACCAAATCGAAGAAATCGATTGCGGGCTTCAAAATCCGTGATGATTACCCGGTGGGCTGTATGGTGACCCTGCGTCGTGAACGCATGTATGAATTCCTGGATCGTTTGGTGACGGTTGCCATTCCGCGTATCCGCGACTTCCGTGGTTTGTCGGGCAAGTCTTTTGACGGCCGCGGCAATTACAACATGGGTGTGCGTGAGCAGATCATTTTCCCGGAAATCGAATACGATAAAATCGACGCGTTGCGTGGTATGAATATTACCATTACCACCACTGCGAATACCGACGAAGAGGCGCGTGCACTGCTGGCCGCCTTTAAATTCCCGTTCAAGAGCTGA
- the rpsE gene encoding 30S ribosomal protein S5, translated as MARFETNQESTDGLREKMVAVNRVTKVVKGGRILGFAALTVVGDGDGGIGMGKGKSREVPVAVQKAMDEARRKLVKVNLKNGTLHHAVIGKHGAAVVYMQPASEGTGIIAGGPMRAVFEVMGVHNILAKCIGSTNPYNVVRATINGLLQVNSPSEIAAKRGKSIEEIME; from the coding sequence ATGGCAAGATTTGAAACAAATCAAGAGAGTACCGACGGCCTGCGTGAGAAGATGGTTGCCGTTAACCGTGTGACCAAGGTTGTGAAGGGTGGCCGTATCCTGGGCTTTGCCGCACTGACCGTGGTCGGTGATGGTGATGGCGGCATCGGTATGGGTAAAGGCAAGTCGCGTGAAGTGCCGGTTGCGGTGCAGAAGGCAATGGATGAGGCGCGCCGCAAACTGGTTAAAGTCAACCTCAAAAACGGCACCCTGCATCACGCCGTAATAGGCAAGCATGGCGCTGCAGTGGTTTACATGCAGCCGGCCTCCGAAGGTACCGGTATTATCGCCGGCGGCCCAATGCGTGCCGTGTTCGAAGTGATGGGCGTGCATAACATCCTGGCCAAGTGTATAGGCTCCACCAATCCTTATAACGTGGTGCGTGCAACCATCAACGGTCTGCTACAGGTAAATTCTCCTTCGGAAATTGCTGCCAAGCGCGGCAAATCCATCGAAGAGATCATGGAGTAA